Proteins from a genomic interval of Panthera tigris isolate Pti1 chromosome A2, P.tigris_Pti1_mat1.1, whole genome shotgun sequence:
- the NDUFA5 gene encoding NADH dehydrogenase [ubiquinone] 1 alpha subcomplex subunit 5 isoform X1, with translation MAHYCLKLNSWFSLSKSISFTVDSIFPDDDESSYSPGWSWTSQLRLRILYTKILDVLEQIPKNAAYRKYTEQITNEKLSMVKAEPDVKKLEDQLQGGQLEEVILQAENELSLARKMIQWKPWEPLVEEPPANQWKWPI, from the exons ATGGCTCATTATTGTCTAAAACTGAACTCCTGGTTTTCCCTTTCtaaatctatttcttttactGTGGACTCTATTTTTCCTGATGATGATGAGTCTTCCTACTCTCCAGGCTGGAGCTGGACATCACAGTTG aGGCTAAGAATACTGTACACAAAGATTCTTGATGTTCTTGAGCAAATTCCTAAAAATGCAGCATATAGAAAGTATACAGAACAGATTACAAATGAAAAGTTGAGTATGGTTAAAGCG gAACCAGATGTTAAGAAATTAGAAGACCAACTTCAGGGTGGCCAACTGGAAGAGGTGATTCTTCAG GCTGAAAATGAACTAAGTCTGGCAAGAAAAATGATACAGTGGAAACCATGGGAGCCTTTAGTGGAAGAGCCTCCTGCCAACCAATGGAAATGGCCAATATAA
- the NDUFA5 gene encoding NADH dehydrogenase [ubiquinone] 1 alpha subcomplex subunit 5 isoform X2 — translation MAGLLKKTTGLVGLAVCESPHERLRILYTKILDVLEQIPKNAAYRKYTEQITNEKLSMVKAEPDVKKLEDQLQGGQLEEVILQAENELSLARKMIQWKPWEPLVEEPPANQWKWPI, via the exons ATGGCGGGTTTGCTGAAGAAG aCCACGGGCCTTGTGGGATTGGCCGTGTGTGAGAGTCCACACGAG aGGCTAAGAATACTGTACACAAAGATTCTTGATGTTCTTGAGCAAATTCCTAAAAATGCAGCATATAGAAAGTATACAGAACAGATTACAAATGAAAAGTTGAGTATGGTTAAAGCG gAACCAGATGTTAAGAAATTAGAAGACCAACTTCAGGGTGGCCAACTGGAAGAGGTGATTCTTCAG GCTGAAAATGAACTAAGTCTGGCAAGAAAAATGATACAGTGGAAACCATGGGAGCCTTTAGTGGAAGAGCCTCCTGCCAACCAATGGAAATGGCCAATATAA